In the genome of Plasmodium yoelii strain 17X genome assembly, chromosome: 14, one region contains:
- a CDS encoding U1 small nuclear ribonucleoprotein C, putative, which translates to MPKYYCEYCDIYLTHSSPVGRRQHNQGRKHISAKIEYFQNLLREEGITPQNFLGFLGNQGYNNALANPMMNNFMPGNYNAYMKYNPMRNYHHSNRNPNYQHSIGMHNNKYSRAGYVPPGSNKYPNNHFHNNKRINNIQKPYNNFDNKNNNYNNKPITNSSYKNDKQDYRNNNENNDNMNSNHFSNYQMNKENANFVNKNNE; encoded by the coding sequence atgccaAAATATTACTGTGAATATTGCGATATATATCTAACACATAGTTCACCAGTAGGTAGAAGACAACATAATCAAGGTAGAAAACATATTAGTGCAAAAATtgaatattttcaaaatttactAAGAGAAGAAGGTATTACACCTCAAAATTTTTTAGGGTTTTTAGGAAATCAAGGATATAATAATGCTTTAGCAAATCCAATGATGAATAATTTTATGCCTGGAAATTATAATgcatatatgaaatataacCCTATGAGAAATTATCATCATTCAAATAGAAATCCAAATTATCAGCATTCTATTGGTatgcataataataaatattcaagAGCAGGCTATGTTCCCCCTGGCTCTAATAAATATCCAAACAATCATTTCCACAATAATAAGcgtattaataatattcaaaagccttataataattttgataataaaaataataattataataacaaGCCAATCACAAATAgttcatataaaaatgataaacaagattatagaaataataatgagaataatgataatatgaatagtaatcatttttcaaattatcaaatgaataaagaaaatgcaaattttgtaaataaaaataatgagtAA
- a CDS encoding ubiquitin-conjugating enzyme E2, putative — MSNLAKKRLIRDFKKLQIDSPYGVSGSPIGNDIMKWRAVIFGPTDTPWEGGTFQLELLFGNEYPNKPPKVKFLTKMFHPNIYMDGNICIDILQKHWSPIYDISAILTSIQSLLSDPNPNSPANQEAALLFVENRIEYNRRIKNCVKESFNFIEQKVEEEEEDKKI, encoded by the exons atgtcaaATTTAGCCAAAAAAAGACTTATTCGAGAtttcaaaaaattacaaatcGATTCACCTTATGGAGTTAGTGGTTCTCCAATTGGAAATGATATTATGAAATGGAGAGCAGTTATTTTTGGACCTACAGACACACCATGGGAAGGAG GTACTTTTCAGCTAGAACTTTTGTTCGGAAATGAGTATCCAAACAAACCACCTAAAGTAAAATTTTTAACGAAAATGTTTCATcccaatatatatatggacgGTAATATATGTATCGATATCCTTCAAAAACATTGGAGCCCGATTTATGATATTTCCGCAATTCTAACATCAATACAATCATTACTTAGCGACCCTAACCCCAATAGTCCAGCAAATCAAGAAGCTGCTCTTTTATTTGTTGAGAATAGAATTGAATATAATCGACGAATTAAAAATTGTGTAAAAGaatcttttaattttattgaaCAAAAAGttgaagaagaagaagaagataaaaaaatataa
- a CDS encoding peptidyl prolyl cis-trans isomerase, with protein MFSFGILKKSNKEEEEENQDKNEEETKDIETEKNDNNGEGSSNDQVKPENDNVENEEKTTDTKAPNKRVRKQTRRGRKSAKEEEKKENEENQEEKIEIEEKKEVEEKKGRRGRKEAVTKRGKKGQEVDNEEKDEETKKDIDIKKEEKTEVAEKDKTENDKLENDLTKEIKMAEELKDKDAKASALTLEILGDIPNADLKPPENILFVCKLNPITEEEDLKTIFLRFGPIISCNIVKDKVTNNSLQYAFIEFEKKEDCLNAYFEMDNVVIDDRRIHVDFCQSLSKYKSDMSKWKMDNTDLFDRIKNTNFSDPNLKGNKNDEDDSIRVFKYESDNNKSNKDEKERKENDDDKRNRSISKYDYNKKRNIGYTRYNNDKYYNGPYPYRRNSFKYRYNNNYKMGSGGPSKNYYYRKNFNNYHDRNDYYYNKHSGRNNSIINKKYYGYKNNGHENDGDTKYNKYRKEARSHSSYNSQHKNKNETLDKNKKEYSQDRDDNNDDPNYEYSKQSKKGKEKDDGHNDSESVGGDQKKYYDNKNKDHDDYNQKTNKFKSNRNSERNNSEYGNRKNYDDYKKMNDDKYYYDKKRKYNDEYYRNNDNYRKDYYKDKNPYEKRQKMYDGNKYGDKYDKKNYDNDNKYRNEDYKNRENGYDKYRDDKYKDDKYRDDRYKDDKYRNDKYRDDKYRDDKYRDDKYKDDRYKDDRYKDDRYKDDRYKDDRYKDDRNRDDRNRDDKYRDNRYKDDRNKTDKYKNNDKYNDKYDSYEKNDDDYNKKYNKSNKLDNNTSNYRDDKKYNYKDKKYYDEKNTKSYYDNKDTKAKYKDSNKTKGRFNSVDSANSSNDRYVSKNKKEKTNDKYSSKDKKIDKKRNDDYYNKSMSKNSYDAKTNSVNSSY; from the coding sequence ATGTTTTCTTTTggtatattaaaaaaatcgaaTAAAGAGGAGGAGGAGGAAAATCaggataaaaatgaagaagaaaCTAAAGACATAGAaactgaaaaaaatgataacaaTGGGGAAGGATCATCTAATGATCAAGTAAAACCAGAAAATGATAATGTAGAAAATGAAGAGAAGACTACTGATACTAAAGCACCAAATAAGAGAGTCAGAAAACAGACTAGACGAGGTAGAAAGAGTGCTAAAGAGGAggagaaaaaagaaaatgaagagaACCAAGAAGAGAAAATCGAAATTGAAGAGAAAAAAGAAGTTGAGGAAAAAAAAGGAAGACGAGGAAGAAAAGAAGCTGTAACGAAAAGAGGCAAAAAAGGACAGGAAGTTGACAATGAAGAAAAGGACGAAGAAACAAAGAAAGACAttgatataaaaaaggaagaAAAAACTGAAGTAGCAGAAAAGGATAAGacagaaaatgataaattagAAAATGATTTAACAAAAGAAATTAAAATGGCTGAAGAGTTAAAAGATAAAGATGCCAAAGCAAGTGCATTAACACTTGAAATATTAGGGGATATTCCAAATGCCGATTTAAAACCACcagaaaatatattgtttgtTTGTAAATTAAATCCTATAACTGAAGAAGaagatttaaaaacaatatttttaagatTTGGTCCTATAATTTCATGTAATATTGTAAAGGATAAAGTAACAAATAATTCGCTTCAATATGCATTCATcgaatttgaaaaaaaagaagattgTTTAAATGCTTACTTTGAAATGGATAATGTTGTTATAGATGACAGACGCATACATGTTGATTTTTGTCAGTccttatcaaaatataaatcagATATGTCTAAATGGAAAATGGACAATACGGATTTATTTGATCgtattaaaaatacaaattttagTGATCCAAATCttaaaggaaataaaaacGATGAAGATGATAGTATAAGAGTATTTAAATATGAAAGTGATAATAACAAATCaaataaagatgaaaaagagagaaaagaaaatgatgacGATAAACGCAATAGAAGTATTAGTAaatatgattataataaaaaaagaaatattggCTATACaagatataataatgataaatattataatggtCCATACCCATATAGAAGAAATTCctttaaatatagatataataataactataAAATGGGAAGTGGTGGACCTAGTaaaaactattattatagaaaaaattttaataattatcatGATCGaaatgattattattataataaacattCTGGAAGAAACAAtagtataataaataaaaaatattatggatataaaaataatggtCATGAAAATGATGGCGATacgaaatataataaatatagaaaagaAGCTCGAAGTCATTCTTCATATAATTCtcaacataaaaataaaaatgaaactttagataagaataaaaaagaatattcACAAGACcgtgatgataataatgatgatccAAATTATGAATATTCTAAGCAAAGCAAAAAAGGAAAGGAAAAAGATGATGGTCACAATGACTCAGAAAGTGTAGGGGGtgatcaaaaaaaatattatgataataaaaataaagaccATGATGATTATAatcaaaaaacaaataaatttaaaagcAATAGGAATAGTGAAAGAAATAATTCCGAATATGGTAACcgaaaaaattatgatgactataaaaaaatgaatgacgataaatattattatgataaaaaaagaaaatataatgatgaaTATTATAGGAATAATGACAATTATAGAAAGGACTATTACAAGGATAAAAATCCATAcgaaaaaagacaaaaaatgTACGATGGAAATAAGTATGGTGATAAATacgacaaaaaaaattatgataatgataataaatatcGTAACGAAGATTACAAGAATAGAGAAAATGGATATGACAAATACAGGGACGATAAATATAAGGATGATAAGTATAGGGATGACAGATACAAAGATGATAAATATagaaatgataaatatagaGATGATAAATATAGAGATGATAAATATAGGGATGATAAATACAAAGATGATAGATACAAAGATGATAGGTACAAAGATGATAGATACAAAGATGATAGATACAAAGATGATAGATACAAAGATGATAGAAACAGAGATGATAGAAACAGAGATGATAAATATAGGGATAATAGATATAAAGATGACAGAAATAAGAccgataaatataaaaacaacgATAAGTATAACGATAAATATGAttcatatgaaaaaaatgacgaTGATTATAacaaaaagtataataaaagcAACAAATTAGATAATAATACGTCAAATTATAgagatgataaaaaatataactataAAGACAAAAAATACTATGATGAGAAAAATACGAAATCTTATTATGACAATAAAGATACAAAagcaaaatataaagattCAAACAAAACTAAAGGAAGATTTAATTCCGTTGATAGTGCCAATAGTTCCAATGATAGATAtgtatcaaaaaataaaaaagaaaaaacaaacGATAAATATTCTTcaaaagacaaaaaaattgataaaaaacgaaatgatgattattataataaatcaaTGTCAAAAAATTCGTATGATGCCAAAACGAATTCAGTCAATTCATCTTATTAA